The Bombus vancouverensis nearcticus chromosome 17, iyBomVanc1_principal, whole genome shotgun sequence genome has a window encoding:
- the LOC143303939 gene encoding uncharacterized protein LOC143303939 produces the protein MERLKTEAEDRWRVEWTFHNSYSWTKRLIEDPLIFYRTKRDVNYHVMQILTGHGIFNWYRHRIGKETHTSCWDCEAAVDDAEHVLFWCPRWTGERAELEAEIGEECRIENRIVEKLAAEERLWLKFSNMCTKVMTNRLNKEREVEALRRREGRRRV, from the coding sequence ATGGAGAGGCTGAAGACCGAAGCCGAGGACAGATGGAGGGTGGAATGGACGTTCCACAATTCCTACAGCTGGACTAAGAGGTTGATAGAGGATCCGTTGATCTTTTACAGAACGAAGAGGGACGTCAACTACCACGTCATGCAGATTCTTACTGGGCACGGTATCTTCAACTGGTACCGTCACAGGATTGGGAAAGAGACGCACACCAGTTGTTGGGATTGCGAAGCCGCCGTGGACGATGCCGAGCACGTGCTGTTCTGGTGCCCTAGATGGACAGGGGAGCGCGCGGAGTTGGAGGCCGAGATAGGAGAAGAATGTAGGATAGAGAACCGGATCGTGGAGAAGCTGGCCGCCGAGGAGCGGCTATGGCTCAAATTTAGCAATATGTGCACCAAGGTCATGACGAATCGGCTTAACAAGGAGAGGGAGGTGGAGGCTCTGCGGAGAAGAGAAGGCAGGAGAAGAGTATAG
- the LOC143303940 gene encoding uncharacterized protein LOC143303940 has translation MDIQIKSHPVRTKKEIRYLGVQLDNGRRFGAHFEEVCGKANALMVALRALLPNINGPTGSVMRLYYGVCESVALYASPVWSKPLLTKSNRNILKGPQRAALIRSSAAYRTV, from the coding sequence ATGGATATCCAGATTAAGAGTCATCCAGTGAGAACCAAGAAAGAGATCAGATATCTTGGGGTACAGTTGGATAACGGCAGGAGGTTCGGGGCTCACTTTGAGGAAGTTTGTGGTAAGGCCAATGCACTTATGGTGGCGTTGAGGGCGTTGCTACCTAATATTAACGGTCCCACTGGCTCAGTCATGAGGCTTTACTATGGAGTATGTGAATCAGTCGCGCTTTATGCGTCTCCAGTATGGTCCAAACCGCTGTTAACCAAGAGTAACAGAAACATCTTGAAGGGGCCACAAAGGGCCGCACTTATAAGATCGTCTGCGGCCTACAGAACTGTGTAA